One Aspergillus oryzae RIB40 DNA, chromosome 2 genomic window carries:
- a CDS encoding uncharacterized protein (predicted protein): MDPSTSLSFLPLSITIHYLPKHPTSRLRLPNVPVSDQFWLRRTCHRVFGEDENATFPTLTLSLIEDSYQECLKRLSTSDDSILAVDLDDIVLWDSYWNTWRSLSYDLSVPKQITDMFSRSYIHGMAADLAENKSNDA, from the exons ATGGACCCTtccacctccctctcctttctcccgCTCAGCATTACCATCCATTACCTACCTAAACATCCCACCTCCCGCTTGAGACTTCCAAATGTACCGGTTTCTGATCAATTTTGGCTGCGAAGAACTTGCCATCGAG TTTTcggagaagacgagaacgCCACTTTTCCTACACTCACGCTAAGTCTTATTGAGGACTCTTACCAGGAGTGCCTGAAACGGCTCTCAACCAGCGACGATTCAATCCTTGCAGTAGACCTAGACGATATCGTGCTTTGGGACT CATACTGGAATACCTGGAGAAGTCTGAGCTATGACTTGTCGGTACCGAAGCAAATCACAGATATGTTTAGTCGGTCGTATATCCATGGAATGGCGGCTGATCTGGCTGAGAATAAAAGTAACGATGCATAA
- a CDS encoding uncharacterized protein (predicted protein) — translation MVTWMKEQDNIDVHFGFDVNMGYFLIVYDMRLAAYIPDGTEFDDVRYAVSADGTGAYFTAYTGTHRQGRRVSVETMRKLWRAYGVYEEAMRGLAMTDLENIHGIEDR, via the exons ATGGTCACCTGGATGAAAGAACAGGACAACATCGATGTCCATTTTGGATTCGATGTGAATATGGGATACTTCCTCATTGTCTACGATATGCGCCTCGCTGCCTATATTCCCGACGGAACTGAATTCGACGACGTCCGTTATGCCGTATCCGCAGACGGTACCGGGGCCTATTTCACAGCTTATACTGGGACTCATAGACAGGGACGACGTGTCAGTGTTGAAACGATGAGAAAGCTTTGGAGGGCTTATGGCGTCTATGAAGAAGCGATGCGTGGGCTGGCAATGACTGATCTGGAAAATATTCATGGTATTGAAGATC gatga
- a CDS encoding putative ABC multidrug transporter (multidrug resistance-associated protein/mitoxantrone resistance protein, ABC superfamily): MDYTKLKGDKFGLLKVLVRTLWVQLLLPIPPRAALIAFYICQPLFIESLVTYLSHSEPDPNVGYGLIGAAILIYSGIGISYALYWYCHHRLRTMVRSILVTETFKAATRARLGSGDDSAALTLMSTDMERIKMGLRCVHETWASMIQAGLAAWMLYRQLGAVFIAPVGVVVVSFVGLGILINFTGDSQRSWMSGVQKRVGLTATVIASMKSLKISGLAGPVAEYVQQLRVDELAAGARYRRIMIIAAIFAFLPQLISPPLTFAFAQSTLNASTMFTSLSFLTLLTQPLSQLFQSIPDFVSGLACLSRIQAFLELEPRQDYRQSLAETQSCGMEKSSKQLDLKHTDCIFIQDANFGWKADNPRLVPDDGHRSCRLGKSTFCKALLGEIPFSQGSVMTSTSPRHVGFCEQTAFLWNGTIRENIVGFTPFDRKRYDQVIEATSLRFDLATLSQGDQTNIGSDGVALSGGQKQRLSLARALYLPTDLLILDDVLSGLDADTEEQVFRQVFGPNGLLRRRGSTVVLCTHSVRHLPTADYIIALENGSIAEQGAFVDLSTRAGYVHRLEVRLKQEGEDTTADNEPGACYEHKGQTGARKNLEPAITVNSTQGPTPIAPAVAAARQVGDTTVYRLYLKSMGWFVAACGLFFAALWGLLTNYPTIWLTYWSDATESVHPAHSNSYYAGIYALLQICAIIALLLLGITLFIVSVKKAGANLHQQALRTLIRATLSFFTNTDTGVVTNLFSQDLNLIDTELPEATLNTLFCASQSIGQAAVMLTSSVYLGISYPILGALLYFVQKFYLRTSRQLRLLDLEAKSPLYTHFLDTLKGIATLRAFGFIPDDIHKNARLVDSSQRAAYLLLMIQEWLNLVLNLVVMVIAAVLTTLAIRLHSNSAFAGASLYSLMTFGESLSGIVIYYTRLETSIGAIARLKTFNETVTSEDRDGPGEEDTVPGTNWPDRGLVELRSVSARYKSTTVSESESLSVVSGATNEPPLALKNITLTIHPGEKVAICGRTGSGKSSFLALLLKLLDPLPSTVNNHNQEPPVLIDNIPLHRIHRATLRQRLIAVPQDPVFLPDGSSFRANLDPTNTATPAECQRVLEAVRLWGFVQERAEGLHAPVTAGTLSAGQRQLFSLGRAVLRAMIRQRSTSPSPEEEGYDKQDQGGILLLDEVSSSVDRETERMMQEIIRAEFRHYTIIAVSHRLEMIIDFDRVVVMDRGEVVEVGNPAALKERGAGSRFGELVAAAGA; the protein is encoded by the exons ATGGACTATACCAAGCTGAAGGGAGACAAATTCGGCCTTCTGAAGGTGCTAGTACGTACATTGTGGGTGCAACTGCTCCTGCCTATTCCTCCGAGGGCGGCCTTGATTGCGTTCTACATCTGTCAACCTCTTTTCATCGAGAGCCTCGTGACGTATCTGTCCCATTCGGAGCCAGACCCCAATGTGGGATATGGGCTAATCGGCGctgccatcctcatctactcgGGGATTGGAATCTCGTATGCTTTGTACTG GTACTGCCACCACCGACTGCGGACGATGGTCCGCTCCATACTAGTCACTGAGACGTTCAAAGCCGCCACAAGAGCCCGGCTGGGATCAGGCGATGATAGCGCTGCGCTGACACTGATGAGCACCGACATGGAGCGCATCAAAATGGGTCTTCGCTGCGTGCACGAGACGTGGGCGAGCATGATCCAGGCAGGCCTCGCCGCCTGGATGCTCTATCGGCAACTCGGGGCCGTGTTCATTGCCCCCGTTGGCGTGGTGGTAGTTTCCTTCGTTGGCTTAGGGATCCTGATCAACTTCACCGGTGACTCGCAACGATCCTGGATGTCCGGGGTCCAGAAACGAGTCGGGCTCACAGCCACCGTCATCGCCAGCATGAAATCGCTGAAGATATCCGGTCTCGCTGGTCCCGTGGCCGAGTACGTGCAGCAGCTGCGTGTCGACGAACTCGCTGCTGGCGCCCGATACCGCAGAATCATGATAATCGCCGCTATATTCGCATTCTTGCCTCAATTGATCAGCCCTCCGCTGACGTTCGCTTTCGCCCAGAGCACGCTGAATGCTTCGACCATGTTTACCAGTCTGTCGTTCCTGACTCTGTTGACTCAGCCGTTGTCGCAGCTTTTTCAGTCAATCCCAGACTTCGTTTCGGGCCTAGCCTGCCTGAGTCGGATTCAGGCATTTTTGGAATTGGAGCCTCGTCAGGACTATCGGCAGTCCCTGGCCGAAACCCAGAGTTGCGGCATGGAGAAGAGTTCCAAACAGCTTGATCTGAAACATACGGATTGTATCTTCATCCAAGATGCAAACTTCGGATGGAAAGCAGACAA TCCCCGCCTCGTCCCTGACGATGGTCATCGGTCCTGTCGGCTCGGCAAATCCACATTCTGCAAGGCTCTTCTAGGCGAAATTCCCTTCAGCCAAGGCAGCGTCATGACGAGCACTTCCCCCCGTCACGTCGGTTTCTGCGAACAAACCGCCTTTCTTTGGAACGGTACAATCAGAGAGAATATCGTCGGATTCACTCCCTTTGACCGCAAGCGGTATGACCAAGTCATTGAGGCCACTTCCCTACGCTTCGACCTCGCCACCCTATCCCAGGGAGATCAGACGAATATCGGGTCGGATGGTGTAGCGTTGTCGGGCGGGCAGAAGCAGCGCCTGTCTCTTGCGCGAGCACTATACCTACCTACAGACCTTTTGATCCTGGACGATGTGCTCAGTGGGTTGGATGCTGATACCGAGGAGCAAGTCTTTCGGCAGGTCTTTGGACCGAATGGTCTCCTGCGACGACGGGGGTCGACGGTGGTTCTGTGCACACATAGTGTCAGGCATCTCCCGACTGCGGACTACATCATCGCTCTCGAAAACGGCAGCATTGCAGAGCAGGGTGCCTTTGTCGATTTGTCGACCCGTGCGGGTTATGTTCATCGTCTGGAGGTGAGACTAAAGCAGGAGGGCGAGGATACTACTGCTGACAATGAGCCTGGTGCTTGTTACGAACACAAGGGCCAAACTGGGGCTCGCAAGAACCTCGAACCTGCGATCACTGTTAACAGCACTCAAGGACCCACCCCAATTGCCCCAGCGGTGGCCGCAGCCCGCCAGGTTGGTGACACCACCGTCTATAGGCTATACCTCAAAAGCATGGGATGGTTTGTCGCGGCTTGTGGTCTGTTCTTTGCGGCCCTCTGGGGTCTGCTCACCAATTACCCAACCATCTGGCTCACATACTGGAGTGACGCCACCGAGTCCGTACATCCTGCGCACTCTAACTCCTACTACGCGGGGATCTATGCCCTCCTGCAGATCTGCGCCATCatcgccctcctcctcctgggAATAACGCTTTTCATCGTCTCTGTGAAGAAAGCCGGTGCAAATCTCCACCAGCAAGCCCTACGCACCCTGATTCGGGCAAcactctccttcttcacgaATACCGACACCGGGGTGGTCACgaacctcttctcccaggatCTCAACCTCATCGACACCGAACTCCCCGAGGCTACCCTCAACACCCTCTTTTGCGCATCTCAGTCGATTGGGCAAGCAGCGGTGATGCTCACATCGTCCGTCTACCTGGGTATCAGCTACCCGATTCTGGGCGCCTTGCTCTACTTCGTGCAGAAATTCTACCTCCGCACGTCGCGGCAGCTGCGGTTGCTCGACCTGGAGGCCAAGAGTCCGCTCTACACACATTTCCTCGACACGCTCAAGGGAATTGCCACGCTGCGCGCCTTCGGGTTCATCCCGGATGATATACACAAGAACGCGCGTCTGGTGGACTCGAGCCAGCGCGCGGCGTATCTCCTCCTCATGATCCAGGAGTGGCTGAACCTGGTCCTCAACCTCGTCGTGATGGTCATCGCGGCGGTCCTGACGACGCTGGCCATCCGGTTGCATTCAAACTCGGCCTTCGCCGGTGCATCATTGTACTCGCTGATGACCTTCGGTGAGAGCCTTTCCGGGATCGTGATTTACTACACCAGGCTAGAGACCTCCATCGGCGCGATCGCGAGACTGAAAACCTTTAACGAGACAGTAACTTCAGAGGACCGCGACGGTCCCGGAGAGGAGGACACCGTTCCAGGCACGAACTGGCCGGATCGGGGGCTGGTCGAGTTGCGCAGTGTATCCGCCCGGTACAAATCCACCACCGTGTCTGAGTCTGAGTCTCTCTCCGTCGTCTCTGGCGCCACCAATGAGCCGCCCTTAGCTCTCAAGAACATCACTCTAACCATCCACCCGGGGGAAAAGGTCGCCATCTGCGGCCGTACCGGCAGCGGTAAATCCAGCTTCCTTGCACTCCTGCTGAAACTCCTCGATCCGTTGCCCTCAACAGTCAACAATCATAACCAGGAACCTCCGGTCCTGATCGATAACATCCCATTGCACCGCATCCACCGCGCAACCCTCCGCCAACGCCTCATCGCTGTCCCCCAGGACCCCGTCTTCCTGCCCGACGGCTCGTCCTTCCGCGCGAACCTCGACCCGACCAACACCGCAACCCCGGCGGAGTGCCAGCGGGTCCTCGAAGCGGTCCGGCTGTGGGGATTCGTCCAGGAGCGGGCGGAGGGGCTGCATGCGCCTGTCACAGCGGGGACCTTGAGTGCCGGGCAGAGGCAGCTCTTCTCGCTGGGGCGGGCGGTGCTCCGTGCGATGATACGCCAGCGTTCAACGTCTCCCTCccccgaggaagaggggtaCGACaagcaagaccaaggagggattctcctcctcgacgaaGTCAGCTCCAGCGTGGACCGGGAAACCGAGCGGATGATGCAGGAGATCATTCGGGCGGAGTTCAGACACTACACGATCATCGCGGTCAGCCATCGGCTGGAGATGATCATAGATTTCGATCgagtggtggtgatggatCGCGGGGAGGTGGTAGAGGTTGGTAATCCCGCGGCCCTGAAAGAAAGGGGGGCTGGGAGTCGGTTTGGGGAGTtggtggctgctgctggggcgTAG
- a CDS encoding uncharacterized protein (predicted protein) produces the protein MATPTHALSVNIYGRGDATLGDGPSHMGIAVYKIGSPTCSMHHIRNPSDTDFIYDPRTQPLEDDPVLRGRCELTTFTSVEQKNQAESLLTNFGCDDTSIPEFGVGNCQDWVAGAIQMLENAGFVPPGEGQFWEEMINLSAAAMQDRCERTGRAWILGPEHVLEGEADARFVDKGELKPVGRLMENSALRERMLALVGNLPVSDSMGVNEGLAGERPFYVSSPFFSRAREVPGSEGASFPAGTVEGRTPSAS, from the coding sequence ATGGCAACTCCGACTCATGCTCTGTCGGTCAACATCTACGGCCGCGGCGACGCCACACTCGGCGATGGCCCGTCACACATGGGCATCGCCGTGTACAAGATCGGATCCCCCACCTGCTCAATGCACCACATTCGCAACCCCAGCGACACAGACTTCATCTACGATCCACGCACTCAACCACTGGAAGACGACCCTGTATTACGCGGCCGATGCGAACTCACTACTTTCACATCCGTCGAGCAGAAGAACCAAGCAGAAAGCCTCCTAACTAACTTCGGGTGCGATGATACCAGTATCCCCGAATTCGGGGTGGGCAATTGCCAAGATTGGGTAGCGGGGGCTATTCAGATGTTAGAAAACGCAGGTTTTGTGCCACCGGGAGAAGGGCAGTTTTGGGAGGAGATGATCAATTTAAGTGCTGCAGCTATGCAGGATCGGTGTGAAAGGACTGGAAGGGCATGGATTCTGGGCCCGGAACATGTGCTTGAGGGTGAAGCTGATGCGAGGTTTGTGGATAAGGGCGAGTTGAAGCCTGTGGGGAGGTTGATGGAGAATTCGGCGTTGAGGGAGCGGATGTTGGCGCTTGTGGGAAATCTTCCTGTCAGTGATTCCATGGGTGTAAATGAGGGTTTGGCTGGGGAGAGGCCGTTTTATGTGTCGAGCCCTTTCTTCAGTCGTGCGCGTGAGGTCCCTGGAAGTGAGGGTGCGTCTTTTCCTGCTGGTACTGTTGAGGGGAGAACCCCTTCCGCAAGTTGA
- a CDS encoding uncharacterized protein (permease of the major facilitator superfamily), which produces MDLSDVEGQMKDISSHEIEHVNNEAASFTEEEEKALVRKVDLTLLPTIWVMYLLSYLDRTNIGNAKISGMEVDLELTSNQYSIALVVFFIGYVVFEVPSNLVLGRSRPSVFLPSIMIIWGALTCVMAVVKSFTHLVVLRVILGCVEAGFAPGVLLVLSSWYKQTEQSKRFGVFISAAVLSGAFGGLIAAGIVDGLEGVHGIRGWRWLFIIEGAATVGFAIISLFILPDFPATSRHFSEREKQVAVARLATENVTATTEDTEHLSPLEACKVACQNWRTWAFIIGYMEVYPLFADRPT; this is translated from the exons ATGGACCTATCCGACGTTGAGGGCCAAATGAAGGACATCTCCTCTCATGAGATTGAACATGTGAATAACGAGGCAGCCTCcttcaccgaggaggaggagaaggcgtTGGTGAGGAAGGTTGACCTCACCCTTCTGCCCACCATCTGGGTCATGTACCTCCTTTCCTACCTTGATAGAACCAA TATCGGCAATGCAAAGATCTCGGGTATGGAGGTAGATCTCGAATTGACGTCCAACCAATATTCGATTGCCCTggtcgtcttcttcatcggaTACGTGGTATTTGAAGTGCCTAGCAA CCTCGTTCTGGGCCGATCCCGACCCTCTGTATTCCTCCCGTCAATCATGATAATCTGGGGCGCATTGACTTGCGTGATGGCTGTTGTCAAAAGTTTCACCCACTTGGTAGTCCTTAGGGTCATTCTCGGATGTGTGGAGGCTGGCTTTGCTCCCGGCGTGCTACTTGTCCTTTCATCATGGTACAAACAAACCGAACAGTCAAAGAGATTCGGTGTGTTTATCTCAGCGGCTGTTCTATCGGGTGCCTTTGGCGGCCTGATCGCCGCTGGTATTGTCGATGGCCTTGAAGGCGTTCATGGTATACGTGGTTGGCGATGGCTATTTATTATTGAAGGCGCTGCCACTGTTGGTTTCGCTATTATCTCCCTATTTATCCTTCCTGACTTCCCCGCGACGTCGCGACATTTCTCTGAGCGCGAAAAGCAAGTCGCTGTAGCACGTCTAGCCACTGAGAATGTCACCGCCACCACGGAGGATACTGAACACCTGAGTCCCTTGGAAGCTTGTAAGGTGGCATGCCAAAACTGGCGCACCTGGGCGTTCATAATCGGATACATG
- a CDS encoding cupin-like domain-containing protein (predicted phospholipase): MASGTVDAAIAELLSTFNELNSHVVEELSEEPSPLEFMRFVARNTPFVVRGGASSWKACQEWNSAYLLKALKDQTVNVAVTPYGNADAPTRHPDHESPVFAKPHYEDQPFDTFLEYVVRHETDPNFPQDAEVRYAQTQNDNLRDEYMSLYSDVQKDIPFARIALDKAPDAVNLWIGNSKSVTAMHKDNYENIYVQVLGRKHFVLFPALCYPFVNEKPLQPATYVRTEDGLVLQMDENDEPVPFPIWDPDRPSENTTPFSQYAQPLRVTLNPGDMLYLPAMWYDMEFSGPLFPTSAFIRDISLANTSQATQRSDV, from the exons ATGGCATCGGGAACCGTAGATGCCGCGATTGCTGAGCTCTTGTCCACTTTCAATGAGCTTAACAGTCATGTTGTGGAGGAACTGAGCGAGGAACCAAGTCCTCTCGAGTTTATGCGCTTTGTGGCCCGCAACACGCCATTTGTGGTTCGGGGCGGCGCCTCCTCTTGGAAAGCTTGTCAAGAATGGAACTCGGCCTATCTTCTCAAGGCCCTTAAGGATCAGACCGTCAATGTCGCTGTCACCCCTTACGG TAACGCCGATGCTCCCACACGACATCCCGACCACGAGTCCCCTGTGTTTGCCAAACCCCACTACGAAGATCAACCATTTGACACGTTCCTAGAATATGTTGTCCGCCATGAAACGGACCCCAACTTTCCCCAGGATGCTGAAGTGAGATATGCTCAAACAC AGAATGATAATCTTCGTGATGAATACATGTCCCTGTATTCGGATGTTCAGAAAGACATCCCATTTGCAAGAATTGCACTTGACAAAGCACCGGATGCTGTCAATTTGTGGATAGGCAACTCCAAATCTGTTACAGCCATGCACAAGGACAACTACGAGAACATCTATGTCCAAGTTCTCGGGAGGAAGCattttgtcttgtttcccGCTCTCTGTTATCCTTTTGTCAATGAAAAACCCCTGCAGCCTGCAACGTATGTTCGCACCGAGGATGGACTCGTCCTCCAGATGGATGAGAACGATGAACCCGTTCCCTTTCCCATTTGGGACCCCGATCGGCCTTCCGAGAACACCACTCCATTCTCTCAGTATGCCCAGCCTCTCAGGGTCACTCTGAACCCGGGAGATATGCTATATCTACCAGCCATGTG GTATGACATGGAATTCAGTGGACCGCTTTTCCCCACGTCGGCGTTCATCCGTGATATCAGCTTAGCAAACACGTCACAAGCAACGCAGAGATCTGACgtataa
- a CDS encoding 2EXR domain-containing protein (predicted protein), whose protein sequence is MATAVFTLFPNLPPELRNQIWRDTLPDKVRQALYFYKRGCWRTRRLTEDDEDYSHDNDQLNICHEFRHDLLDPMKFEVPLLFVNSEARGVALTWMQGQGLKIRFCEDRQNPIVIRSFDPDHDTLYISLKTWDDFSNEPYDIVFPPDHGSGYYNCAPPAFTRIAVPEAFFQHDIPLSDLFHFYCSLEKVFIIPDAQSDIQSEMNDLKMQRRWELQSTQGPMLFWNNDRDCFEWKHNAGDSNNAMNSVIEKACDGLDEALEFYEMKSFEVRAVYAVRK, encoded by the coding sequence ATGGCTACAGCTGTATTTACTCTCTTCCCGAATCTTCCCCCAGAGCTCCGCAACCAAATATGGCGAGACACTCTACCTGACAAAGTCAGGCAAGCTTTATACTTCTACAAACGGGGCTGCTGGCGGACTCGACGCCTAacagaagacgacgaggactATAGCCATGATAACGACCAGCTTAATATATGTCACGAATTCCGCCACGATTTATTAGACCCTATGAAATTTGAGGTGCCGCTTCTCTTTGTTAACTCTGAAGCCCGTGGTGTCGCCTTAACCTGGATGCAAGGGCAAGGTCTCAAGATACGCTTCTGCGAAGACAGACAAAACCCTATTGTTATACGCTCATTTGACCCGGATCATGATACATTATATATTTCGCTCAAAACTTGGGACGACTTCTCCAACGAGCCTTATGATATAGTATTTCCACCGGACCACGGTAGCGGGTATTATAACTGTGCCCCTCCGGCCTTTACACGCATCGCCGTGCCCGAGGCATTTTTCCAGCATGATATCCCCCTATCGGATCTTTTTCACTTCTACTGCAGTCTCGAAAAGGTCTTCATAATTCCCGATGCGCAGTCGGATATACAGTCTGAGATGAATGACCTAAAGATGCAGCGGCGGTGGGAGCTTCAGAGCACTCAGGGACCGATGCTATTCTGGAATAACGACCGTGATTGCTTTGAGTGGAAGCATAATGCAGGTGACAGCAACAACGCCATGAATTCAGTGATAGAGAAGGCCTGTGATGGGCTAGACGAAGCGCTTGAATTTTACGAGATGAAAAGCTTTGAGGTCCGGGCTGTTTATGCCGTCAGAAAATGA